GGGCAAGAACCTTTTATGCTAACCTACGGAGATGGATTATCGGATATTGATATCAGTTCGCTTGTTGCATTCCATACCATGCATGGTAAACAAGCTACTGTCACGGCTGTTCAACCGATGGGGCGATTCGGAGCTCTCCAAATTTCAGAGAATGAGGAAATTAAGGGATTTGAGGAAAAGCCAGTCGGAGATGGAGGTTGGGTGAATGGTGGCTTCTTCGTTCTTCAGCCTGAAGTATTCGATTTAATTGCAGGAAATGACACGGTGTGGGAGCAAGAACCTCTTGAGCAGCTTGCAGCACAGGGAGAATTGATGGCTTATAAGCACACGGGGTTCTGGCATCCGATGGATACCGTTCGTGATAAGAACTATTTAGAACAATTATGGAATTCAGGACAAATCAAATGGCAGAAATAAGGGGTGTCCACAAGGCGGATTCTTCGTTCTGGAATCATAGAAAGGTGTTGATCACAGGTCATACGGGTTTTAAAGGATCGTGGCTTTCTCTATGGTTGAGTTCCCTTGGAGCAGAGGTGACGGGATATGCGCTACAGCCATGTGCCACCCTTAATTTATTCAGCTTGTGTGGTGCAGATAAGATCGTACAGTCTGTCATCGCAGATATTCGTGATAAACATTGCCTGGAGCAGACTATACGTGAGGTGGAGCCGGAAATTATTATTCATATGGCCGCACAACCTCTTGTTAGAAGGTCATATCGCCTGCCTT
The nucleotide sequence above comes from Paenibacillus sp. IHBB 10380. Encoded proteins:
- the rfbF gene encoding glucose-1-phosphate cytidylyltransferase, whose translation is MKVVILAGGYGTRISEETHLKPKPMIEVGDKPILCHIMNIFSSHGFHEFVICLGYKGQMIKEYFAQYHLHGTDVTFNFGNNNETILHHSHRPPWKVTLVETGLDTMTGGRIKKIQNYVGQEPFMLTYGDGLSDIDISSLVAFHTMHGKQATVTAVQPMGRFGALQISENEEIKGFEEKPVGDGGWVNGGFFVLQPEVFDLIAGNDTVWEQEPLEQLAAQGELMAYKHTGFWHPMDTVRDKNYLEQLWNSGQIKWQK